One window of the Gemmatimonadales bacterium genome contains the following:
- the deoC gene encoding deoxyribose-phosphate aldolase: MSHGPRSAAEPPIARNPGTLLELDWVRDARVNRSAVERRAASLPARRTVKKEWQLGWLLRAVTLMDLTTLQGDDTADRVRRLCAKARRPIRDDLLVSLGVHDLPVTVGAVCVYHAFVPTAVTALAGSGVPVAAVSTGFPAGLSPFETRLAEIHASVAAGASEIDIVITRAHVLGGQWDALYDEVRAFREACGSAHLKTILATGDLGTLRDVYRASLVCMMAGADFIKTSTGKEAVNATLPVGLVMARAIRSYRERTGHVVGFKPAGGIRRAKEALDWLAMIKEELGDRYLRPDLFRFGASTLLADIERQLEFHVTGRYSAAYRHPVA, encoded by the coding sequence ATGTCGCACGGCCCCAGGTCGGCCGCGGAACCGCCCATTGCCCGGAATCCGGGGACGCTCCTCGAACTCGACTGGGTGCGAGACGCGCGTGTCAACCGCAGCGCGGTCGAGCGTCGGGCGGCCTCGCTCCCGGCTCGCCGGACGGTCAAGAAGGAGTGGCAGCTCGGCTGGCTGCTGCGGGCCGTGACGTTGATGGATCTGACCACCCTTCAGGGTGACGATACAGCCGATCGGGTCCGGCGTCTCTGTGCCAAAGCCAGGCGGCCGATTCGGGATGACTTACTCGTGTCGCTCGGTGTGCACGACCTGCCGGTCACCGTCGGGGCGGTTTGTGTGTACCACGCCTTCGTGCCGACCGCGGTAACCGCGCTGGCCGGCAGCGGAGTTCCGGTAGCCGCCGTCTCGACCGGATTTCCCGCCGGGCTCTCCCCCTTCGAAACTCGACTGGCCGAAATCCACGCCTCGGTCGCGGCCGGCGCGAGCGAGATCGATATCGTGATCACGCGCGCGCACGTACTTGGCGGCCAATGGGACGCCTTGTACGATGAGGTCCGGGCCTTCCGCGAGGCGTGCGGCTCGGCGCACCTGAAGACCATCCTTGCGACCGGCGACCTCGGCACCCTTCGTGACGTCTATCGGGCCAGCCTGGTCTGCATGATGGCCGGCGCCGACTTCATCAAGACGTCGACCGGCAAAGAAGCCGTCAATGCCACGCTGCCGGTCGGCCTCGTAATGGCCCGCGCTATTCGGAGCTACCGCGAGCGCACCGGGCACGTCGTCGGGTTCAAGCCGGCCGGCGGTATTCGGCGTGCCAAGGAAGCCCTCGACTGGCTCGCCATGATCAAGGAAGAATTGGGCGATCGCTACCTGCGTCCGGACCTGTTTCGGTTCGGGGCCAGCACCCTGCTGGCCGACATCGAACGCCAGCTCGAGTTCCATGTGACCGGTCGCTACTCGGCCGCGTACCGCCACCCGGTGGCGTGA
- a CDS encoding serine hydrolase: MRDEARSRWAGWRCRVTAAAAVAVIAGAVADAAAQRRSDPLAGLDAYARTTLTALRVPGIAIAVVRNDSVVFSRGFGVRAAGGAELVDDRTLFSLGSSGKAFTAAAAAVMVSDGAMRWDDPMVSLLPGFRLHDPYLTATVTVRDALSHRTGLPRGDLIWIGAGNISRAEILKRVSYLEPTFGLRAHWGYSNIMYLAAGEAAGAVSGLGYDELVRQRLLRPLGMTETIVNPSTIDGLANLASGHAPMGDSVYRKQFWFADRIAPAGAMTSNARDMAQWLRFQLGDGSFGGQRVMSREALAEMRRPQSIVLGDNEVDSLRRFSTYGMGWFVEDYRGALIWHHGGATDGTTTMVAMLPEHRLGVVVLTNVASTVAPTALMRYVFDRHLGAPLKDWVAEASDRAARARVMQDSSARALERTRVGGKPPAPAERYAGAYRDAMYGDFTVRQQGDDLVATRGEWTGRLEYWNGNTFRWDLTGAMGTLQPYVFVRFDAEPNGTVSAASFGLTPAERASFRRVVERR; encoded by the coding sequence ATGAGAGACGAAGCTCGATCCAGGTGGGCAGGGTGGAGATGCCGAGTCACCGCCGCGGCGGCGGTTGCCGTGATTGCAGGAGCCGTCGCCGACGCTGCCGCCCAGCGTCGAAGCGACCCCCTGGCGGGGCTCGATGCCTATGCGCGCACGACGCTGACCGCGCTGCGGGTCCCGGGGATCGCGATCGCGGTTGTGCGCAACGATTCCGTGGTGTTCAGCCGCGGCTTCGGCGTCCGCGCAGCTGGCGGCGCCGAGCTGGTCGACGACCGGACCCTGTTCTCGCTGGGCTCGTCCGGGAAGGCCTTCACGGCGGCTGCGGCAGCCGTGATGGTCTCTGATGGTGCGATGCGCTGGGACGACCCGATGGTGAGCCTGCTGCCCGGGTTCCGGCTGCACGATCCCTACCTGACGGCAACCGTGACGGTGCGCGATGCGCTGTCGCATCGAACCGGGTTGCCGCGAGGCGACCTGATCTGGATCGGCGCCGGCAACATCTCCCGCGCCGAGATCCTCAAACGGGTCAGCTATCTCGAGCCCACGTTCGGCCTCCGGGCGCACTGGGGCTACTCGAACATCATGTACCTTGCAGCCGGCGAAGCGGCGGGGGCGGTCTCGGGTCTCGGTTACGACGAGCTGGTCCGGCAGCGGTTGCTCCGCCCCTTGGGGATGACCGAGACGATCGTCAATCCCAGCACGATCGACGGCCTCGCCAACCTGGCGTCGGGCCATGCCCCAATGGGCGACAGCGTCTACCGAAAGCAGTTCTGGTTTGCCGATCGGATTGCCCCGGCTGGCGCGATGACGTCGAACGCCCGCGACATGGCGCAATGGCTTCGGTTCCAGCTCGGTGATGGCAGCTTTGGCGGACAGCGGGTCATGAGTCGCGAGGCGCTGGCCGAGATGCGCCGGCCCCAGAGCATCGTGCTCGGTGACAACGAGGTCGATTCGCTGCGGCGCTTCAGCACCTATGGAATGGGGTGGTTCGTCGAGGACTACCGGGGTGCGCTGATCTGGCACCACGGCGGCGCCACCGACGGCACCACGACTATGGTGGCCATGCTGCCGGAACATCGGCTGGGTGTGGTGGTGCTCACCAACGTGGCGAGCACCGTGGCCCCGACCGCGCTGATGCGCTACGTCTTCGATCGGCACCTCGGTGCCCCGCTCAAGGATTGGGTGGCTGAGGCGTCCGACCGTGCTGCCCGAGCGCGGGTCATGCAGGACTCGAGCGCGCGAGCCCTCGAGCGCACCCGGGTCGGGGGCAAGCCTCCCGCACCTGCCGAGCGGTATGCTGGCGCCTATCGGGACGCCATGTACGGCGACTTCACGGTCCGGCAGCAGGGCGACGATCTGGTCGCAACGCGGGGTGAGTGGACTGGTCGGCTCGAGTACTGGAACGGCAACACCTTCCGATGGGATCTGACGGGCGCAATGGGGACGCTCCAGCCGTATGTCTTCGTCCGGTTCGACGCCGAACCGAATGGCACGGTCTCGGCCGCTTCGTTCGGCCTCACGCCGGCCGAGCGGGCCTCGTTCCGCAGGGTGGTCGAGCGGCGGTGA
- a CDS encoding helix-turn-helix transcriptional regulator: MSTAVEPRLGAALRALRARHGWTLAQLSQRTGLSISTLSKVERDKISLTYDKLLQVTRGTGADIADLFAAPGSRETPGARRSINRVGGGKQLLTPAYDYWYLSTELVRKRFVPMIGIPLATSLAEFGPLVRHEGEEFVFVLEGAVEVHTEDYAPFVLRKGESAYLDSTMGHAYLRKGRGRCRVLAVCSAGDEVLIRALGGTTSTRSRAAGAPRPVRTRRGKV, encoded by the coding sequence ATGTCGACAGCGGTTGAGCCCCGGCTCGGGGCCGCCCTCCGCGCCCTGCGTGCGCGTCACGGCTGGACCCTGGCGCAACTCAGTCAGCGGACCGGGCTTTCGATTTCGACGCTGTCGAAGGTGGAGCGCGACAAGATTTCCCTGACGTACGACAAGTTGCTGCAGGTGACCCGCGGAACCGGTGCTGACATCGCGGATCTCTTTGCCGCGCCCGGGTCTCGGGAGACACCCGGCGCCCGGCGGAGCATCAATCGGGTTGGCGGGGGAAAGCAGCTGCTGACGCCCGCCTATGACTACTGGTACCTGAGCACGGAGCTGGTCCGGAAGCGCTTCGTTCCAATGATCGGAATTCCGCTGGCCACCTCGCTGGCGGAGTTTGGTCCGCTGGTTCGGCACGAAGGCGAGGAGTTCGTTTTTGTGCTCGAGGGGGCCGTCGAGGTCCACACCGAAGACTACGCGCCCTTCGTGCTGCGGAAGGGCGAATCGGCGTACCTCGACAGTACCATGGGGCACGCCTACCTGCGCAAGGGACGCGGGCGCTGTCGCGTCCTGGCGGTCTGCTCCGCAGGCGACGAGGTCCTTATCAGGGCATTGGGTGGTACCACATCGACCCGGTCGCGCGCTGCGGGGGCGCCGCGACCCGTCCGAACTCGAAGGGGCAAGGTATGA
- a CDS encoding beta-lactamase family protein, with protein MHFTLPTLALGLSLALATATSAQSPTEPANPRSAPPLTATDLEAFLDGIVPLALKSNDITGTVIAVVKDGKLLLAKGYGFADRDRQLPVRPDSTLFRVASISKLFTATAAMQLVEQGKLDLDEEIDRYLDFAVPRKFPDKITLRHLLTHTAGFEEAFKKLPADSGKSVPLKEWVSKTTPAQLYRPGTVTSYSNYGTDLVGYIIEHTSGTPFAEYVRLHILDPLGMRQSSIAEPMPPALRAQLSREYPTASDSAGEFEVLFGEPSGNLSATAVDMTKFAIAHLALGRFDSIQILKPETARLMGTTQFRTHPRVPGMGLGFFEEDRNGLRILGHGGDLARFHSHLSLLMDHGVAFFVSVNSTGRGAAFYSLREAVRDAFLDRYFPNPVPLEPVLANAATVSAAHTGTYTLSRRGASTLGGVIALLINLDITANPDGSIQIGFVAGPNGLPMRWYPVDETTYRSEDGSQLLGYVPGSNGVPDRFGFLGGHELHRVGMLSSRSFNLALLIGSLSTFALSLLLWPVAGLIRRRYGAGRVDDGVSPRLRALTRWTALAALGFTVALGVFISRGFEGAINLDSRSDVWLGLIRLIGVAAIVGTVASIAALSRSFRLGRSGWARVKYFGLSAAGLAFSWIALHWNLVSWNFRY; from the coding sequence GTGCACTTCACCCTCCCGACCCTGGCCCTGGGCTTGAGTCTCGCACTCGCAACTGCAACGAGCGCGCAGTCTCCCACTGAGCCGGCGAACCCTCGATCTGCCCCGCCGCTGACCGCGACCGACCTCGAGGCATTCCTCGACGGCATCGTCCCTCTGGCACTCAAGAGCAACGACATCACCGGCACGGTCATCGCCGTGGTCAAGGATGGCAAGCTGCTACTGGCCAAGGGCTACGGTTTTGCCGATCGCGACCGCCAGCTGCCGGTACGCCCGGACAGTACACTCTTTCGGGTGGCCTCGATCTCGAAGCTGTTCACGGCAACGGCCGCGATGCAGCTGGTCGAGCAGGGTAAGCTCGATCTCGACGAGGAAATCGACCGCTATCTCGACTTCGCAGTGCCGAGAAAGTTCCCCGACAAGATCACCCTGCGTCACCTGCTGACCCACACGGCGGGGTTCGAGGAGGCCTTCAAGAAGCTGCCAGCCGACTCCGGCAAGAGTGTCCCTCTCAAGGAGTGGGTCAGCAAGACAACACCGGCCCAGTTGTACCGGCCTGGCACGGTCACGTCGTACTCGAACTACGGCACCGACCTGGTCGGCTACATCATCGAGCACACCTCCGGCACGCCGTTCGCCGAGTATGTCCGGCTCCACATCCTGGACCCGCTCGGCATGCGGCAGTCCTCGATTGCCGAACCGATGCCGCCGGCCCTCCGTGCCCAGCTGTCGCGTGAGTACCCGACCGCGTCCGACTCGGCCGGCGAATTCGAGGTCCTGTTCGGGGAGCCCTCTGGCAATCTCTCCGCTACGGCTGTCGATATGACCAAGTTTGCCATTGCCCACCTGGCTCTCGGTCGTTTCGACTCGATTCAGATTCTCAAACCTGAGACCGCCCGACTGATGGGGACCACGCAGTTCCGGACCCACCCGCGGGTGCCCGGCATGGGGCTTGGCTTCTTCGAAGAGGACCGCAACGGACTGCGAATCCTCGGTCACGGCGGCGACCTAGCCCGATTCCACAGCCACCTGTCGCTGCTGATGGATCACGGCGTGGCGTTCTTCGTTTCGGTCAACAGTACGGGTCGAGGCGCCGCCTTCTACAGCCTCCGCGAGGCCGTTCGCGATGCCTTCCTCGATCGGTATTTCCCGAACCCGGTGCCGCTCGAACCGGTCCTCGCAAACGCAGCGACCGTCTCGGCCGCCCACACCGGGACGTACACCCTCTCGCGGCGGGGCGCCTCGACGCTGGGCGGCGTTATCGCGCTGCTGATCAATCTCGACATCACGGCCAACCCGGATGGCAGCATTCAGATCGGCTTCGTCGCCGGACCAAACGGGCTGCCGATGCGCTGGTACCCCGTCGACGAGACGACCTACCGCAGCGAGGACGGATCCCAGTTGCTGGGCTACGTTCCCGGATCGAACGGAGTACCCGACCGCTTTGGCTTCCTGGGCGGCCACGAACTCCACCGCGTCGGAATGCTGAGCAGCAGGAGCTTCAACCTGGCACTGCTGATCGGTTCGCTGAGCACATTCGCACTGAGTCTGTTGCTCTGGCCGGTCGCCGGGTTGATTCGTCGACGCTATGGCGCGGGTCGGGTGGACGACGGTGTGTCGCCGCGCTTACGGGCTCTGACTCGATGGACCGCGCTTGCGGCCCTCGGGTTCACCGTTGCACTCGGCGTCTTCATTTCGCGAGGCTTCGAGGGTGCCATCAACCTGGACAGCCGCTCGGACGTCTGGCTGGGGTTGATTCGGCTGATCGGCGTGGCCGCAATCGTCGGAACGGTGGCGTCGATCGCTGCGCTCTCGCGTTCATTCCGTCTCGGGCGGAGTGGGTGGGCCAGGGTCAAGTACTTCGGGCTCAGTGCCGCTGGGCTCGCGTTCAGCTGGATTGCGCTGCACTGGAACCTGGTATCGTGGAATTTCCGGTACTAG
- a CDS encoding alpha/beta fold hydrolase gives MSASLLGGKADGQVRQSELSFSSGNLTLQGTLALPSGAGPWPAAVIIAGSGPTDRDGNTMMGKTGTYAMVAAALAERGIASFRYDKRGLPSSKGSFDAASVTVHDFAADAAAAAQMLDARSDIGPVVFIGHSEGGLLALLAAQKKAPVAGLVLVAAAGRDASTILREQLSRQLPPPLLAQFDNAWAGYIKEGGEYTAPAGLEMLFVPANRRFMQSWQAADPVAILRGLALPTLVLQGATDVQVTQDDARALAGARSDVKLVVLPGVNHVLKEAAGATAQEQMAAYTDPSLPLAPAVGKTLADWILTLRR, from the coding sequence ATGAGCGCAAGCTTGCTTGGTGGCAAGGCCGATGGTCAGGTCCGGCAATCGGAACTGAGCTTCAGCAGCGGGAACCTCACCCTGCAGGGTACGCTGGCGCTGCCGAGCGGGGCGGGGCCCTGGCCGGCTGCCGTGATTATTGCCGGATCGGGTCCGACGGATCGGGACGGCAACACCATGATGGGCAAGACGGGAACCTACGCGATGGTGGCGGCGGCGCTCGCTGAGCGTGGGATCGCCTCGTTTCGTTATGACAAGCGCGGTCTGCCGAGCAGCAAGGGCAGCTTTGACGCTGCCTCAGTAACGGTCCATGACTTTGCCGCCGACGCGGCGGCCGCTGCGCAGATGCTCGACGCACGTAGTGACATCGGCCCGGTGGTGTTCATCGGACACAGCGAAGGCGGTCTCCTGGCACTCCTCGCCGCGCAGAAGAAAGCACCGGTTGCCGGGCTCGTGCTTGTGGCCGCTGCCGGTCGGGATGCATCGACCATTCTGCGCGAACAACTGAGTCGGCAGCTGCCGCCGCCGCTGCTGGCCCAGTTCGATAACGCCTGGGCGGGCTACATCAAGGAGGGTGGGGAGTACACGGCTCCGGCTGGCCTGGAGATGCTGTTCGTGCCCGCCAACCGACGCTTCATGCAGAGCTGGCAGGCGGCCGACCCGGTGGCGATCCTGCGCGGTCTTGCCCTGCCGACCCTGGTGCTTCAAGGGGCAACCGACGTGCAGGTCACTCAGGACGACGCCCGGGCGCTGGCGGGGGCACGATCCGATGTGAAGCTCGTCGTCCTTCCCGGTGTCAACCACGTTCTGAAGGAGGCCGCTGGGGCAACGGCTCAGGAGCAGATGGCTGCGTACACTGATCCCTCGCTTCCGCTGGCACCCGCCGTCGGTAAGACGCTGGCGGATTGGATTCTGACCCTGCGTCGCTAG
- a CDS encoding DUF1648 domain-containing protein, protein MRSRWLLFGVLAVALLASALAWGRLPAEVPTHWNARGEPDGWSSRFVAALLLPLMIAGVALGLRILPKIDPRRENYEKFADAYWIMGNCLGLFFGLLHLGMLGLAVGYPIDLSRVAAGGIGVLLAVSGNYLGRVRPNWFLGIRTPWTLEHPEIWRRTHRLTGWLFVGAGIAILGVALLSAAWLPYAVIAAVVTAVLVPVAASFIFWYRGRSS, encoded by the coding sequence ATGCGTAGTCGGTGGCTGCTGTTTGGCGTTCTCGCGGTGGCGCTGCTGGCGTCGGCGTTGGCGTGGGGTCGGCTGCCGGCCGAAGTGCCGACGCACTGGAATGCTCGCGGTGAGCCGGATGGCTGGTCATCGCGGTTCGTTGCGGCGCTGTTGCTTCCTCTCATGATTGCCGGGGTTGCGCTCGGCCTCCGGATCCTGCCCAAGATCGATCCGCGACGCGAAAACTATGAGAAGTTCGCTGATGCGTACTGGATCATGGGGAACTGCCTCGGCCTCTTCTTTGGCCTCCTGCATCTGGGCATGCTGGGGTTGGCCGTCGGGTACCCGATCGACCTCTCCCGCGTCGCCGCCGGTGGGATCGGTGTGCTGCTGGCGGTTTCAGGCAACTATCTCGGTCGCGTCCGCCCCAACTGGTTTCTGGGCATTCGCACGCCCTGGACGCTCGAGCATCCCGAGATCTGGCGCCGGACGCATCGTCTGACGGGTTGGCTGTTTGTCGGAGCCGGCATCGCAATTCTCGGGGTCGCCCTGCTCTCTGCTGCGTGGCTACCGTACGCTGTCATTGCTGCGGTTGTCACAGCCGTACTGGTGCCGGTTGCGGCGTCATTCATCTTCTGGTATCGAGGACGTTCGTCATGA
- a CDS encoding winged helix-turn-helix transcriptional regulator yields MALSDGAFRALADPTRRRILELLARRDLTAGEIADEFPIAFPSVSRHLGVLKEAGLVAAEREGQHIRYSLNTTVYQEVIRYMMNVLGTGDDDA; encoded by the coding sequence ATGGCACTCAGTGATGGTGCATTCCGGGCCCTGGCCGACCCGACACGTCGCAGGATTCTCGAGCTGCTGGCTCGACGGGATCTGACTGCCGGCGAGATCGCCGACGAGTTCCCGATCGCGTTCCCTTCGGTGTCCCGGCACCTGGGGGTTCTCAAGGAAGCCGGGCTGGTCGCCGCAGAGCGGGAGGGTCAGCACATAAGGTACAGTCTCAATACGACGGTCTATCAGGAGGTCATTCGGTACATGATGAACGTGCTCGGGACCGGTGACGACGATGCGTAG
- a CDS encoding membrane dipeptidase, with the protein MKQDLISRRAFVSSAGAGAVALAAEPGVVAAASEATVPVVVGAVTLPVSDPGGTRSRLTLERARGAGVDVVVVPVFEGARRDAALLALARHRRMLLGMPDLCVAAEQAADWSAGPRLRVAVVAHAHGFQWADGNLGLIADLQAAGLRATKLSSGWRNRAVDGVHEPTDLGLTRYGRAAVRELNRRGVLIDLASTGRRSGLDAMELSTAPVVFTHTNAAAVHAHPLNLSDEQIRACARTGGVVGVSALAELVGGAVPSVADLARHVAHIASLVGIAHVGIGWDLDAAPSRRYPSDHLPPQPLRYVQGLEGFDGFAGLVDALGRAGLTPADRVAVLGGNFARVLTRAWSV; encoded by the coding sequence ATGAAACAGGATCTCATTTCACGTCGAGCGTTCGTTTCGTCGGCCGGTGCCGGCGCAGTTGCCCTTGCGGCCGAGCCTGGCGTTGTGGCAGCCGCGTCAGAGGCGACGGTTCCCGTCGTGGTTGGTGCGGTGACTCTGCCGGTCAGTGACCCGGGGGGCACTCGCAGTCGCCTCACGCTCGAGCGGGCCAGGGGTGCGGGGGTCGATGTCGTGGTGGTTCCGGTGTTCGAGGGTGCCAGGCGCGACGCGGCGCTCCTGGCCCTGGCGCGTCACCGGCGGATGCTGCTCGGTATGCCGGATCTCTGCGTGGCTGCCGAGCAGGCAGCCGACTGGTCGGCTGGGCCGCGCTTGCGGGTTGCCGTCGTGGCCCATGCGCACGGTTTTCAGTGGGCCGATGGCAATCTCGGCCTGATTGCCGACCTGCAGGCGGCGGGTCTCCGGGCAACCAAGCTCTCCTCCGGCTGGCGGAATCGAGCGGTGGATGGGGTCCACGAGCCGACGGATCTTGGTTTGACGCGATATGGCCGTGCAGCAGTTCGTGAGCTGAATCGTCGCGGTGTGCTGATCGACCTGGCGTCGACCGGCCGGCGGAGCGGCCTCGATGCGATGGAGCTGAGTACGGCTCCCGTTGTGTTTACCCACACGAATGCGGCAGCCGTGCATGCCCATCCTCTCAACCTGAGTGATGAACAGATCCGCGCCTGCGCACGTACCGGTGGCGTGGTGGGCGTCAGCGCTCTGGCCGAGCTGGTTGGCGGAGCGGTACCCTCGGTGGCGGACCTGGCTCGACATGTTGCCCACATCGCGTCACTGGTCGGGATCGCTCATGTCGGGATCGGGTGGGACCTCGACGCCGCCCCGTCGCGCCGGTACCCCTCGGATCATTTGCCGCCGCAGCCGCTTCGTTATGTCCAGGGGCTGGAGGGGTTCGATGGCTTCGCGGGGCTGGTCGATGCACTGGGGCGTGCCGGACTCACGCCGGCCGACCGGGTCGCTGTTCTTGGTGGGAACTTTGCCAGAGTACTCACTCGAGCCTGGTCCGTGTGA
- a CDS encoding membrane dipeptidase codes for MNDAVSGRRIDPGLERDARALIDDLVLVNGLDASDFGDVLLDSLSAGRVGACLVSSTRNGVGLMSGQTSPHHQYLRDRADRIALATTVAEIEGIRRAGKIAIVFGLQVADMLEENLERLTVLHALGLRSCGLAYNVGNYIGSGCTELDPGPLSRFGVGFVEALQSLRIAVDIGGHCSEATSFDALRHTRGPVVCTHTTARALRNTPRAMSDELLRAIADRGGVVGIAAFSFFLVPSGRGTVDDFVDHLDYVARLIGPQHVGLGLDFILGKEYRGPVTDTDMFTAEAYPQQFDDWVYPEGLSDFRGLERVVAGLLARRHSQEAIAAMMGGNWLRVWREIWGA; via the coding sequence GTGAATGACGCAGTTTCGGGTCGGCGGATCGATCCGGGCCTCGAACGGGACGCACGAGCGCTGATCGACGATCTCGTGCTCGTCAATGGCCTCGACGCCTCCGACTTTGGCGATGTGTTGCTGGACAGCCTTTCCGCGGGGCGGGTGGGCGCCTGTCTCGTGAGCAGCACGCGCAACGGTGTCGGCTTGATGTCGGGCCAGACCTCGCCCCACCACCAGTACCTGCGCGATCGGGCGGATCGGATTGCGCTTGCCACCACGGTGGCCGAGATCGAGGGGATACGCCGAGCGGGGAAGATTGCCATCGTCTTCGGCCTGCAGGTGGCGGATATGCTCGAGGAGAACCTCGAACGGCTGACGGTGTTGCATGCGCTCGGCCTTCGCAGCTGCGGTCTGGCCTATAACGTCGGCAACTACATCGGTTCCGGGTGCACCGAGCTCGATCCGGGGCCGCTGTCGCGTTTCGGCGTCGGGTTTGTCGAAGCGTTGCAGTCGCTGCGTATCGCGGTCGATATCGGCGGGCACTGCAGCGAGGCAACATCGTTCGACGCGCTGCGTCACACCCGCGGCCCGGTCGTCTGCACTCACACCACGGCACGGGCCCTGCGGAACACGCCGCGAGCCATGAGCGACGAGCTGCTTCGAGCGATTGCGGATCGTGGCGGGGTGGTGGGTATTGCAGCGTTCAGTTTCTTCCTGGTGCCATCGGGGCGTGGCACGGTCGACGACTTCGTCGACCATCTCGATTACGTTGCCCGATTGATCGGTCCTCAGCACGTTGGTCTCGGCCTCGACTTCATCCTCGGCAAGGAGTATCGAGGCCCGGTTACCGACACCGACATGTTTACCGCCGAGGCCTATCCGCAGCAGTTCGACGACTGGGTCTATCCCGAGGGCCTCTCAGATTTTCGGGGGCTCGAGCGGGTGGTGGCGGGCTTGCTTGCACGTCGACACTCGCAGGAGGCCATTGCGGCCATGATGGGCGGCAACTGGCTGCGCGTCTGGCGGGAGATCTGGGGCGCATGA
- a CDS encoding dipeptidase — protein sequence MSALTAASALHEQSLVWDAHMDSLVRVVEHGIDLGVRSEAQADLTRWREGGVRAQVFAVWIDTIYAPYHAARRALQQIDALYCLLERYPDQIELARTAAEVLRIAADGKLAAMIAIEGGVAIQNDLGLLRTYARLGATSMTLTHTASLDWVDSSTDRPRSGGLSPFGREVVREMNRLRMMVDVSHVSDDVVRQCLDLSSAPIIASHSSCRALTNHPRNLPDDLLKAIAARGGVVGINFYNEFIDQGYRDELSRRTGQIIAQLNAPPVVPPEDLDDRARERSQGFFKDPPPRPPFARILEHIDHAVQVAGVDHVGIGSDLDSTMIPTPLGMDSVSDFPRLTEGLLEWGYRPDDVAKILGGNFLRVFREVRGE from the coding sequence GTGTCCGCACTGACAGCCGCCAGCGCCCTGCACGAGCAGTCGCTCGTCTGGGACGCTCACATGGACAGTCTCGTTCGCGTGGTCGAGCATGGGATCGACCTCGGTGTCCGGAGTGAAGCGCAGGCCGACCTGACCCGTTGGCGCGAGGGCGGGGTACGTGCCCAGGTGTTTGCGGTCTGGATCGACACGATCTACGCGCCGTATCACGCTGCCCGCCGAGCGTTGCAGCAGATCGATGCCCTTTACTGCCTGCTCGAACGGTATCCGGATCAGATCGAACTGGCGCGGACCGCAGCTGAGGTGCTTCGGATTGCCGCGGATGGAAAGCTGGCGGCGATGATTGCCATCGAGGGCGGGGTGGCGATCCAGAACGACCTCGGTCTCCTCCGGACCTACGCCCGGCTCGGCGCCACCTCGATGACCCTCACGCACACCGCCAGCCTCGACTGGGTCGACTCGTCGACCGATCGGCCCCGTTCCGGCGGCCTGAGCCCCTTTGGGCGTGAGGTCGTTCGGGAAATGAACCGGCTGCGAATGATGGTCGACGTGTCGCACGTCTCCGATGATGTGGTTCGCCAGTGCCTCGACCTTTCGAGCGCACCCATCATCGCTTCGCACTCCTCCTGCCGCGCCCTGACCAACCACCCGCGCAATCTTCCGGACGACTTGCTCAAGGCGATTGCCGCGCGTGGCGGCGTCGTCGGGATCAACTTCTACAACGAGTTCATCGATCAAGGGTACCGGGACGAGTTGTCGCGCCGGACCGGGCAGATCATCGCACAGTTGAACGCTCCCCCGGTGGTGCCGCCGGAGGATCTGGATGATCGGGCCCGCGAGCGATCCCAAGGCTTCTTCAAGGATCCGCCACCCCGACCGCCCTTTGCCCGCATCCTGGAGCATATCGATCACGCGGTCCAGGTTGCTGGTGTCGATCATGTTGGAATCGGCAGTGACCTCGATTCCACCATGATCCCGACACCGCTGGGCATGGACAGCGTCAGCGACTTTCCCCGTCTGACGGAAGGCCTGCTTGAGTGGGGATACCGCCCCGACGATGTTGCCAAGATCCTGGGTGGCAACTTTCTGCGAGTGTTTCGGGAGGTGCGCGGTGAATGA
- a CDS encoding RidA family protein, whose protein sequence is MMPRRLISSGSTFEEQIGYSRAVVDGDWVFVSGTTGFDYATMTIADGIEAQAEQCLKNIEAALVEAGLGLGDIVRITYIVPKASEFEQCWPVLRRHLGESRPAATMISAGLLDPRMRIEIEATAKAGRATQG, encoded by the coding sequence ATGATGCCCCGACGTCTGATCAGTTCCGGATCCACCTTCGAGGAGCAGATCGGCTACTCCCGTGCGGTCGTCGACGGCGACTGGGTCTTCGTCTCCGGCACGACCGGATTCGACTACGCCACGATGACCATTGCTGACGGAATCGAAGCCCAGGCCGAGCAGTGCCTCAAGAACATCGAAGCCGCACTGGTCGAGGCCGGACTTGGGCTGGGTGACATCGTACGGATTACCTACATCGTACCGAAGGCCAGCGAGTTTGAGCAGTGCTGGCCGGTGCTTCGACGCCACCTCGGTGAATCGCGTCCCGCTGCGACGATGATCTCGGCCGGCCTGCTCGATCCGCGCATGAGGATCGAGATCGAGGCCACCGCCAAGGCAGGTCGCGCGACCCAGGGGTAG